The following proteins are encoded in a genomic region of Polynucleobacter paludilacus:
- a CDS encoding tetratricopeptide repeat protein, translating to MSANILINKLKEGIAYQERGKFEEALTSYESVLRLQPSNFHALQLSGMIAAQIQDFPKALKLLSKAVEIDDSNADVLNNHGVVLKELKNYEQALVSFDKAIRINPEHFEAHNNRGVALKELKQDEAALGCYERAIAIKPDYVHSIFNRGTIFQDLGKYEEALESFNKAIELQPDYLVAYINKASTLQKMGRFAESVNCLEKVSASNPNNIDMLNNIANVLKVSGNSQQSLLYFDKSLAIKPDHVPTLVNFGMALHESKQYQKALEIFSKAIEIDPKAIDAYSSKAVTLRELGQLDEALVVLDQALKIDGSHAESYCNRGVMLQGLGKLEDALAAYDRALAIKPNYPEVLSNKGIIFKEMRKFPEAIASFFMAIAMQNDFPDAHSNLGLTFHEIEQYDSALSYFDRAIELKENFSQAHYNRGVTLQKIERIEEAIASYKTAIAIDPHFAQPHNNLGVILHELQNLDQSLIHYDAALKDDPNLPDPLWNRSLVYLTLGRYEEGWRDFESRKKATKAGVLLNRQFDSPLWLGKESLEGKTILLVAEQGLGDTLQFCRYVPMVAELGAKVVLEVPKPLENLMKGLEGVSRIIITGQPALGGYDFHCPLMSLPLAFGTTKETIPNTTPYLKAIPEKVQYWKEKLGPKTKKRVGLVWSGGFRPDQPEVWATNKRRNLPIEKLAILKDIDAEFYSLQKGEPAESELIDLQKKGWDGPNIINYVDELKDFTDTAALIENLDLVIAVDTSTAHLAAALNKPTWILNRYDTCWRWFLEQEDSPWYPSVRLFRQQQQGGWDGVLKLIRIELISNTSKKE from the coding sequence ATGAGCGCTAACATCCTCATCAATAAGCTCAAAGAGGGTATTGCTTACCAAGAACGCGGTAAGTTTGAGGAGGCTCTAACATCGTATGAGAGCGTACTTAGACTCCAGCCTAGTAATTTTCATGCTTTGCAGCTGTCTGGAATGATTGCGGCTCAAATTCAAGACTTTCCGAAGGCATTAAAACTATTGAGTAAAGCAGTAGAGATTGATGATAGCAATGCGGATGTATTGAATAACCATGGGGTTGTGCTGAAAGAACTCAAAAACTATGAGCAGGCTCTAGTCAGCTTTGATAAAGCAATTCGCATCAACCCAGAACATTTTGAGGCGCACAATAATCGTGGAGTAGCCCTCAAAGAACTAAAGCAGGACGAGGCCGCACTTGGATGCTACGAACGTGCTATTGCGATAAAGCCGGACTACGTCCATTCCATCTTCAATCGCGGCACGATATTCCAAGATTTGGGTAAATATGAAGAGGCTTTAGAGTCCTTTAACAAAGCCATTGAACTCCAGCCAGATTACTTGGTTGCTTATATCAATAAAGCGAGTACTCTACAAAAGATGGGAAGGTTTGCAGAGTCTGTAAATTGCTTGGAAAAAGTCTCTGCGTCTAATCCTAATAATATTGACATGCTCAACAACATTGCTAATGTTTTGAAAGTCAGCGGTAATAGTCAGCAATCTTTGTTGTATTTTGATAAGTCGCTAGCAATCAAGCCTGATCATGTGCCCACATTAGTGAATTTTGGCATGGCATTGCATGAATCAAAACAATATCAAAAAGCCCTAGAGATCTTTTCCAAAGCGATTGAAATCGACCCAAAAGCAATTGACGCCTATAGCAGCAAGGCAGTGACTCTCCGAGAATTGGGTCAATTAGACGAGGCTTTAGTAGTTTTGGATCAGGCCCTCAAGATCGATGGCAGTCATGCTGAAAGTTACTGTAATCGAGGGGTTATGTTACAAGGCTTGGGTAAATTAGAAGATGCTTTAGCAGCATATGATCGCGCGCTTGCCATTAAGCCGAATTATCCAGAAGTACTCAGTAACAAAGGTATTATTTTTAAGGAAATGAGAAAATTTCCGGAGGCGATTGCGAGTTTCTTCATGGCGATTGCAATGCAGAACGATTTTCCAGATGCACACTCAAATCTTGGCCTCACTTTTCATGAAATTGAGCAGTACGACTCCGCCTTAAGTTATTTCGATAGAGCGATTGAGTTGAAGGAAAACTTTTCACAGGCTCATTACAACCGTGGTGTCACCCTCCAGAAAATAGAACGTATCGAAGAGGCTATTGCAAGCTATAAAACTGCAATTGCAATAGACCCTCACTTTGCTCAGCCCCATAATAATTTAGGGGTGATCCTTCACGAGCTACAGAATTTGGATCAGTCTCTTATTCATTACGACGCAGCTCTGAAAGATGATCCCAATCTGCCGGATCCTCTTTGGAATCGCTCCTTAGTCTATCTAACCTTAGGTCGCTACGAGGAAGGTTGGAGAGACTTTGAGAGCAGAAAAAAGGCCACTAAAGCTGGTGTGTTGCTCAATCGCCAATTTGATAGTCCATTATGGCTCGGCAAAGAATCTCTCGAGGGCAAAACTATATTGCTTGTTGCAGAGCAGGGTTTGGGCGATACGCTGCAATTTTGTAGATATGTCCCTATGGTTGCTGAGTTAGGGGCAAAAGTAGTGCTTGAAGTCCCTAAGCCACTAGAAAATCTCATGAAGGGTCTAGAGGGAGTCTCTAGAATCATCATCACTGGACAACCAGCTTTAGGTGGATATGATTTCCATTGCCCCCTGATGAGTCTACCGCTAGCCTTTGGAACCACTAAAGAAACCATCCCGAACACAACGCCTTACTTGAAGGCAATCCCAGAAAAAGTGCAGTATTGGAAAGAAAAATTAGGGCCTAAAACTAAGAAGAGAGTCGGGCTAGTATGGTCTGGTGGTTTCAGACCCGATCAACCAGAAGTCTGGGCTACTAATAAACGTAGAAATTTGCCCATTGAGAAGCTAGCAATCCTAAAAGATATTGATGCAGAATTTTATAGCCTCCAAAAAGGCGAGCCAGCTGAATCCGAACTCATCGATCTTCAGAAGAAGGGTTGGGATGGCCCGAACATTATTAACTATGTTGATGAGCTAAAGGATTTCACCGATACAGCAGCTCTCATTGAAAATCTCGATTTAGTGATTGCAGTTGATACATCCACTGCACACCTAGCAGCAGCACTAAACAAGCCAACCTGGATCCTCAATCGATACGATACATGCTGGAGATGGTTCCTAGAGCAAGAAGATAGTCCCTGGTATCCATCCGTCAGACTCTTTAGGCAGCAGCAGCAAGGTGGTTGGGATGGGGTTCTAAAATTAATCAGAATCGAATTGATTTCCAATACTTCAAAAAAGGAATAG
- a CDS encoding DUF5672 family protein, with protein sequence MLSLKDVTICSVDCITPKLSAEAINISSQAINFGDAILFSDKRIDGKFRSIEIPQIKSKKEYSQFVIQNLVGQIKTNFVLVVQWDGYVTCPSAWTNEFLEYDYIGARWPWHKDGFTVGNGGFSLRSTKLMKAFLSLELAMDFNVNEDEMICRQFRPQLEGRGIKFATDAIADKFAYERSNPEVETFGFHGLFNMWRHCDDKELIKKLQGLNPSTYLSVEYLELMLQYLQQKKFRTYKELFNFLSLQLDEAMLLNHLKNYIKDTALINLVVDAAK encoded by the coding sequence GTGCTTTCATTAAAGGATGTCACTATCTGTTCGGTTGATTGTATTACGCCAAAACTATCTGCAGAGGCAATCAATATCTCATCTCAAGCAATAAACTTTGGTGATGCAATTCTATTTTCAGATAAACGGATTGATGGAAAATTTAGGTCAATTGAAATCCCACAGATAAAATCTAAAAAGGAATACTCCCAGTTCGTCATTCAAAATTTAGTCGGGCAGATTAAAACTAATTTTGTCTTGGTAGTTCAGTGGGATGGTTATGTCACTTGTCCCAGTGCATGGACAAATGAATTTCTAGAGTACGACTATATAGGCGCTCGATGGCCTTGGCATAAAGATGGATTCACAGTTGGCAACGGAGGTTTTTCTTTAAGATCGACAAAGCTAATGAAGGCATTTCTAAGTCTTGAGCTAGCCATGGATTTTAATGTCAATGAGGATGAAATGATTTGCAGACAATTTCGACCTCAACTAGAGGGGCGTGGGATTAAGTTTGCAACAGATGCCATCGCGGATAAGTTTGCTTATGAGCGCTCCAATCCAGAGGTTGAAACATTTGGTTTTCATGGGTTGTTTAATATGTGGCGCCACTGTGATGACAAAGAGCTTATTAAGAAACTTCAAGGTTTAAATCCCAGTACATATCTTTCAGTGGAATATTTGGAGTTAATGTTGCAATATTTGCAGCAAAAGAAATTTAGAACCTATAAAGAATTATTTAATTTTTTATCTCTTCAGCTAGATGAGGCTATGCTACTCAATCATCTTAAAAATTATATAAAGGATACAGCCCTAATTAATCTAGTTGTAGACGCAGCAAAATAA
- a CDS encoding flagellin N-terminal helical domain-containing protein yields the protein MTQITNLATTLAAGVNTVDTGINAIQTALATGKTQLNPASQGESTRLSSQVSQYQATAASLGQVQNVINVGQTGLTSAVALVQQMQSLANQVSSGTLSTTDMQALNLTFVQLAGQIGNIGTNASVNGQNVLINTTGFSVLSGITTASLITVSGTDLTSIGNTLAGLNVSTIAGAYSAVTVLASQLALISAGQSNLSAASTGITAYTAEANSLSTGLQQVVDSISNIDPTKLQAQLQQLNNQQSVDYYLVTQMNQEAAAVLTIFR from the coding sequence ATGACTCAGATTACTAATTTAGCCACAACACTTGCAGCAGGCGTAAACACTGTTGATACCGGCATTAACGCCATTCAAACGGCGCTTGCAACTGGCAAGACCCAGCTCAATCCAGCTAGCCAGGGAGAGTCGACGCGCTTATCCTCTCAGGTTAGTCAATATCAAGCCACTGCAGCCAGTTTGGGTCAGGTACAAAACGTGATTAACGTTGGACAAACTGGATTAACGTCTGCCGTTGCTCTAGTACAACAGATGCAATCGCTTGCTAATCAAGTGTCTAGCGGAACATTAAGTACGACTGACATGCAGGCCCTTAACCTGACCTTTGTACAATTAGCCGGCCAAATTGGCAACATTGGTACAAATGCAAGTGTCAATGGTCAAAACGTATTGATTAACACCACTGGATTCTCGGTACTTTCTGGAATTACAACAGCGAGCTTGATTACTGTTTCAGGTACTGACTTAACTAGCATTGGTAACACTCTTGCAGGTCTAAACGTGAGCACTATTGCTGGTGCTTATTCTGCGGTTACGGTTTTAGCAAGCCAACTGGCTTTAATTAGCGCGGGGCAATCCAATCTTTCAGCTGCCTCTACAGGCATCACCGCATATACTGCTGAAGCTAATTCATTGTCGACAGGCTTACAGCAGGTTGTTGATTCGATTTCAAACATTGACCCCACAAAGTTACAGGCTCAATTGCAACAGTTGAATAACCAACAGTCGGTTGATTACTACTTAGTAACCCAAATGAATCAGGAAGCAGCCGCGGTTCTAACAATCTTCCGATAG
- a CDS encoding flagellin produces MAMPINITNLATTLTNNLNNVTSQINSVQNQLATGQSIMNPAQTGEVTRLTAQINAYNADLQSNTQAQNAVNVAITGLQSQTALIQQLQTLASQASTQTLSATDLSNLQTTFTQLANQIIVAANNANVNGINLLTGTTGIAILGGVDTTSLYTVTGSNMSAVAIACTGLSISSAASASSCLAVLTSQLTTISSAQSSLSASLGGLTAEASQATALATGLQTTVNSLSQANPTQLQAQLQTLNNQQAIDYYLITQMNQEAAAMLAIFR; encoded by the coding sequence ATGGCAATGCCAATTAATATTACTAACTTAGCAACAACGCTTACAAATAATCTTAACAACGTAACATCTCAGATTAATAGCGTACAAAATCAATTGGCGACTGGTCAATCGATTATGAATCCTGCACAAACTGGTGAGGTAACCCGTTTGACTGCACAAATCAATGCTTACAACGCAGACTTACAATCTAATACACAGGCACAAAATGCGGTAAACGTTGCAATTACGGGTTTACAGTCACAAACCGCATTGATACAACAGCTGCAAACCCTAGCATCACAAGCTAGTACACAAACTTTAAGTGCTACTGACTTATCTAATTTACAAACTACCTTTACACAGTTAGCAAATCAAATTATTGTTGCTGCAAACAATGCGAACGTTAATGGTATTAATTTATTAACTGGTACCACAGGTATCGCAATATTGGGTGGGGTAGATACGACCTCTCTCTACACTGTCACTGGTAGCAATATGAGTGCAGTTGCTATAGCATGTACTGGACTTTCAATTTCTAGCGCAGCTAGTGCGTCAAGTTGCTTGGCTGTATTGACTTCACAACTGACAACGATCAGTTCAGCTCAATCATCACTTTCAGCAAGTTTGGGCGGTTTGACAGCAGAGGCCAGTCAGGCTACTGCACTTGCTACTGGCTTACAAACCACGGTCAACTCACTAAGCCAGGCAAACCCAACTCAGTTGCAAGCTCAGTTACAGACTCTGAATAACCAACAAGCCATTGACTATTACTTGATTACCCAGATGAACCAAGAAGCAGCGGCGATGTTAGCCATCTTCAGATAA
- a CDS encoding flagellin N-terminal helical domain-containing protein, with product MSSGISSIASYYQTQTNTIAAEITSIGQQISTGTKVLTVSQQKTVATLSKKASSYSTPEASIKNAQSVVALAETGLTSIKSLLKQMEVIAEQASDKQLASSDSTNYNNRFQALVNKIGKDATSAALKGSNLLSGTAGVNVSTDITGDAKSRMRINSVNVYGMLTAGILSGVGVDTPQNAAKAVSQIQGALSQIQSGQSMLQNAATTLTKKAAALTGDVTAINTEVNSITHVDVKQLQAQLTALHSQYNIDYNLSSQLNSLAAKNL from the coding sequence ATGAGTAGCGGCATCTCAAGCATCGCCTCGTATTACCAAACGCAAACGAATACGATTGCAGCTGAAATTACTTCAATCGGTCAACAAATTAGTACTGGCACAAAAGTACTAACAGTAAGTCAGCAAAAAACCGTTGCAACTCTTTCTAAAAAAGCCAGTAGTTATTCAACTCCGGAAGCTAGCATCAAAAATGCCCAATCTGTCGTAGCATTAGCAGAGACAGGTTTAACTTCCATTAAGTCCCTACTCAAACAAATGGAAGTGATTGCAGAGCAAGCAAGCGACAAACAACTTGCTAGCTCCGACTCAACGAACTATAACAACCGCTTCCAAGCTCTCGTCAATAAAATTGGCAAAGATGCTACGTCTGCCGCACTTAAAGGGAGCAATCTTCTGAGTGGCACAGCAGGAGTCAATGTCTCTACTGACATTACTGGTGACGCTAAATCCAGAATGAGAATCAATTCAGTCAATGTTTACGGTATGCTTACAGCCGGTATTCTGAGCGGCGTTGGGGTTGATACGCCCCAAAATGCTGCGAAAGCAGTGAGCCAGATTCAGGGCGCTTTATCCCAAATACAATCTGGGCAAAGCATGCTTCAAAACGCTGCAACGACCTTAACCAAAAAAGCGGCTGCCCTTACTGGCGATGTGACCGCCATTAATACAGAAGTCAATAGCATTACACATGTGGATGTCAAACAGCTACAGGCACAGTTAACTGCTCTGCACTCACAATACAACATTGATTACAACCTATCAAGCCAACTCAATTCATTGGCAGCAAAAAATCTTTAA
- the flgM gene encoding flagellar biosynthesis anti-sigma factor FlgM, whose protein sequence is MKINDPISTGINSPVDKTDASANKQAIATQTQVQANVTAKAVSTTATISTQVQTLQSLASSGPVFDNKKVETLRNEIDAGTFSVDTDKVADGLIKSTISLLKSNGKT, encoded by the coding sequence ATGAAAATTAACGATCCCATCTCCACTGGCATCAACTCCCCAGTTGATAAGACAGATGCGTCCGCTAATAAACAGGCGATCGCTACTCAAACTCAAGTTCAGGCCAATGTCACCGCAAAAGCAGTTAGCACTACAGCGACCATTTCTACTCAAGTCCAAACGCTTCAATCCCTTGCTTCAAGTGGCCCTGTTTTTGATAACAAAAAAGTAGAGACTTTGCGCAATGAGATTGATGCTGGAACATTTTCTGTCGATACCGATAAGGTCGCCGACGGATTAATCAAAAGCACTATTTCACTTCTCAAGTCCAACGGTAAAACCTAA
- the flgA gene encoding flagellar basal body P-ring formation chaperone FlgA: MKILLISLCFGFSFISTNASAQSQATPQAWQDTKILNQKVKEFLKIQSAGSPGKVEISSTPVDPSLRLESCPAPLVFFPSNTRPWGKTTVGIRCGQPNPWQIYVEANVSITGHYVIAAVPLAQNQTLTANDLMLQTGDLTTLPAGFMTDISMATGKLAKVSLGSGTILKQEMLKMPIVVLQGQNVKISTVGQGFTISTEGQALTNAAEGDVVKVRVQNGSIVSGIAKNNGQIEVAVR, from the coding sequence ATGAAAATATTATTAATCAGCCTTTGCTTTGGTTTTTCCTTTATAAGTACAAATGCCTCTGCGCAATCCCAAGCAACTCCTCAAGCTTGGCAAGATACGAAAATCCTGAACCAAAAAGTGAAGGAATTCCTGAAAATTCAAAGCGCAGGCTCACCAGGCAAAGTAGAAATCAGCTCAACCCCGGTCGACCCCTCACTGCGTTTGGAGTCATGCCCTGCCCCTTTGGTTTTTTTTCCATCAAATACAAGGCCTTGGGGTAAAACAACGGTGGGCATACGTTGTGGCCAGCCCAATCCCTGGCAGATTTATGTTGAGGCCAACGTCAGCATTACAGGGCATTACGTAATTGCCGCAGTGCCCTTGGCTCAGAATCAAACGCTCACTGCCAATGATCTGATGCTCCAAACGGGTGATTTAACCACCCTCCCCGCTGGCTTTATGACCGATATTTCCATGGCAACTGGCAAATTAGCTAAAGTCTCACTCGGAAGCGGCACCATTCTGAAACAAGAGATGCTCAAGATGCCTATCGTTGTATTGCAGGGGCAAAATGTCAAAATTAGCACTGTTGGCCAAGGATTCACTATTAGCACTGAAGGACAGGCTCTTACCAACGCCGCAGAAGGCGATGTTGTGAAGGTAAGAGTTCAAAATGGGTCCATTGTTTCTGGAATTGCCAAGAATAATGGCCAAATTGAGGTAGCAGTACGGTAA
- the flgB gene encoding flagellar basal body rod protein FlgB gives MTSLDQMLDFNATALAVRAKRQEVLAANIANADTPGFKARDIDFKSAMQKALEANGLDADAQNVSKMPKGTDLLTTSPQHIKGDPLSQVAGEVDSSGLLYRSVVQDSADGNTVDPDVERSAFVSNSIHYEASVMLINASIKEMNTALQP, from the coding sequence ATGACTAGTTTAGACCAGATGTTGGATTTCAATGCGACAGCACTAGCAGTCCGTGCTAAACGCCAAGAAGTATTGGCAGCCAATATCGCCAATGCGGATACGCCAGGCTTTAAGGCGCGAGATATTGATTTCAAATCAGCCATGCAAAAAGCATTGGAAGCCAATGGCTTGGACGCAGATGCGCAAAATGTAAGCAAAATGCCCAAGGGTACTGATTTGTTAACGACTTCCCCCCAGCACATCAAAGGCGATCCGCTATCCCAAGTGGCTGGTGAGGTCGATTCTAGCGGTTTACTGTATCGCTCCGTTGTGCAAGATAGTGCCGACGGCAATACCGTGGATCCTGATGTTGAACGCTCTGCTTTTGTGAGCAATTCCATTCACTATGAAGCCAGCGTGATGTTGATCAATGCCAGCATCAAAGAAATGAATACGGCGCTCCAACCCTAA
- the flgC gene encoding flagellar basal body rod protein FlgC: MSLFNVFNIASSSLSAESQRLNAIASNLANADSITSADGTPYKAKQVSFKPTSIDGSNYSGVMVDKVTEDQSPARTIHDPGNPLANKDGYVTMPNVNVAQEMVNMISTTRSYQNSVEAMNATKSLLQKALSIGQG; this comes from the coding sequence ATGTCATTGTTTAATGTATTTAATATCGCTAGCTCTTCATTAAGTGCTGAATCACAGCGCTTAAATGCGATCGCGAGTAATTTAGCCAATGCTGACTCTATTACCTCTGCAGATGGCACACCTTATAAGGCCAAGCAAGTAAGCTTTAAGCCAACCTCGATTGATGGTTCCAATTACAGTGGTGTGATGGTGGATAAGGTGACTGAAGACCAGTCGCCAGCTCGAACCATTCATGATCCAGGCAACCCTTTAGCGAACAAAGATGGCTATGTGACTATGCCGAACGTAAATGTGGCGCAAGAAATGGTCAATATGATTTCCACTACGCGCTCTTATCAAAATAGCGTTGAAGCAATGAATGCAACTAAGTCGCTTTTACAAAAAGCGCTCTCTATCGGTCAAGGTTAA
- a CDS encoding flagellar hook assembly protein FlgD, with the protein MSNISVVNQSTTANPATGSLAGAAGTAASTTGAQIQDQFMKMLVAQMQYQDPTHPMDSSQMTSQLAQINTVDGINQLNTSMTAMSATLQTSQAYQAAGLIGKTVMAPGSSFTLSNGTASFGVQLPKGGASSVAVNILNSAGQVVDSMNLGSQGAGVIPLSWNGQDASGKTLPDGVYNLQVIANTGGAPVAANGLTASKVNAVSTAASGGAQLVLSNNTTTALSNVTQIQ; encoded by the coding sequence ATGTCAAATATTTCAGTTGTTAATCAATCTACTACTGCTAATCCAGCCACTGGCTCTTTAGCTGGTGCCGCTGGTACTGCAGCATCTACAACCGGTGCGCAAATTCAAGATCAATTCATGAAGATGTTGGTCGCGCAAATGCAATATCAGGATCCTACGCATCCAATGGATAGTTCGCAGATGACTAGCCAACTTGCACAAATTAATACTGTAGATGGCATTAATCAATTAAATACGTCGATGACTGCGATGTCAGCAACCTTGCAGACTAGCCAGGCCTATCAGGCGGCCGGACTCATTGGCAAAACAGTGATGGCTCCTGGAAGCTCTTTCACTTTAAGTAATGGAACAGCATCTTTTGGTGTGCAATTGCCTAAGGGTGGTGCTAGCTCAGTGGCAGTCAATATTCTAAATAGCGCAGGTCAAGTGGTTGATAGTATGAATCTGGGATCTCAAGGTGCAGGTGTTATTCCTTTGTCTTGGAATGGTCAGGATGCATCCGGAAAAACTTTGCCAGATGGCGTCTATAACTTACAAGTGATTGCCAATACTGGTGGTGCTCCTGTTGCGGCAAATGGATTAACGGCTTCTAAAGTAAATGCCGTCTCTACTGCAGCTTCGGGTGGCGCTCAGTTGGTGCTCAGTAATAACACCACGACTGCATTAAGCAACGTGACACAGATTCAGTAA
- a CDS encoding flagellar hook-basal body complex protein translates to MAFETGLSGLQAASENLNVLGQNIANVNTYGYKSASTDFSNVLSSHLNAADSGSGVQLGQGAMISNIKESFAQGSITGTSSSLDAAITGPGFFITYDTILKQTSYTRNGNFTTDNKGVLINGNGQNVLGYTASVGGTNGTVTAGGTPALINLTTLNLNPYNAANLTPEVNSVQFYTLNNQGTATVGGLTLTNNSGQYLSASQIVSAFAGLTPGSTGGTPPTGCTFSGTLGNYTLTAAAGSDTLTATGTMTNGQSTPTIQATVFSPIGDLSPSIAVTTKAINTAYLTDYSIDAAGVITGKYSDGSTYKLAQLALATFQSNTGLKSSGNDSWMETAASGKPTVGSAGLLGVGTITGSSLEASNTDQTGDMVKLLAAQQAYQSNAQTIKVEDQNFQTLIAMGG, encoded by the coding sequence ATGGCATTTGAAACAGGTCTATCAGGTTTGCAGGCTGCTTCTGAGAACTTGAATGTTCTTGGACAAAATATTGCGAACGTCAACACATATGGCTATAAATCAGCTAGTACAGATTTTAGTAACGTGCTCTCTAGTCACCTGAATGCTGCCGATAGTGGCTCAGGTGTCCAGCTTGGTCAAGGCGCCATGATTTCTAATATCAAAGAATCATTTGCACAGGGTTCCATCACAGGCACAAGCTCGTCATTAGATGCTGCAATTACTGGCCCTGGTTTCTTTATTACATACGATACGATCCTCAAGCAAACCTCCTATACCCGGAACGGTAACTTTACGACTGATAATAAGGGTGTATTAATTAATGGCAATGGCCAGAATGTACTTGGATATACGGCTTCAGTTGGCGGTACCAATGGAACAGTGACTGCTGGCGGTACGCCTGCCCTCATCAATCTCACCACTTTAAATCTGAACCCCTATAACGCAGCTAATCTCACTCCCGAGGTTAATTCAGTACAGTTCTACACCCTGAACAATCAGGGCACTGCGACTGTAGGGGGTTTAACCCTGACAAATAATTCTGGACAGTATTTATCTGCATCACAAATTGTGAGTGCATTTGCGGGCCTTACTCCTGGATCAACAGGAGGAACTCCTCCAACGGGTTGTACTTTTTCTGGAACGCTTGGAAACTACACCTTAACTGCTGCTGCTGGATCTGACACTTTGACTGCCACAGGAACAATGACCAATGGCCAATCAACACCAACCATTCAGGCAACGGTATTTTCACCAATTGGTGATTTATCCCCTTCAATTGCTGTAACTACAAAAGCGATTAATACCGCCTACCTGACTGATTACAGTATTGATGCAGCTGGTGTCATCACTGGTAAGTATTCTGATGGCAGCACCTATAAGCTTGCTCAATTGGCTTTAGCGACTTTTCAGAGCAATACTGGCTTGAAATCATCAGGCAATGATTCCTGGATGGAAACGGCTGCATCAGGTAAGCCGACTGTTGGTTCAGCGGGCCTTCTCGGTGTCGGCACTATTACGGGCTCGTCGCTAGAGGCTTCTAATACAGATCAAACCGGTGATATGGTCAAGCTTTTAGCTGCCCAACAAGCTTATCAATCTAATGCACAAACCATTAAGGTAGAAGATCAAAACTTCCAAACCTTAATTGCCATGGGCGGTTAA
- the flgF gene encoding flagellar basal-body rod protein FlgF: MDKVVYTIASGLDQLMNQQATNANNLANVSTYGFKAQIDTMRSVAVNGPGADTRAFAASATTGTDFTPGTIQQTGRPLDVAIEGKGWFAVQRPSGGEGLTRNGAFKISENGILQTANGLNVLGDGGPITIPPNVTVSIGEDGTISSVDESVSGRASTPIDKLKLVNPEEANLVRGVDGLFNNKDLSPTTADTNVKVVGSSLETSNVSVVKAMVNMIALARQFDVQMTLAKNAESNDQTAAKVFNIS, encoded by the coding sequence ATGGATAAGGTCGTCTACACCATAGCCAGCGGGCTTGATCAGCTGATGAACCAGCAGGCTACGAATGCCAATAATCTAGCCAATGTCTCCACTTATGGATTTAAGGCACAGATTGATACGATGAGATCAGTGGCTGTAAACGGTCCAGGCGCAGATACTCGTGCCTTTGCCGCTAGTGCGACAACGGGTACCGACTTTACTCCAGGCACCATTCAGCAAACTGGGCGACCTTTGGATGTTGCGATCGAAGGAAAAGGTTGGTTTGCGGTGCAGCGTCCTAGTGGTGGCGAGGGCTTGACCCGCAATGGCGCATTTAAGATTAGCGAAAATGGCATTTTGCAAACTGCTAATGGCTTGAACGTCTTGGGTGATGGTGGTCCGATTACGATTCCTCCCAATGTCACAGTTTCAATTGGTGAAGATGGGACGATTTCAAGCGTGGATGAATCCGTGAGTGGTCGCGCCTCAACTCCGATTGACAAACTAAAGTTGGTTAATCCCGAAGAGGCCAATTTAGTTCGTGGCGTAGATGGTCTTTTTAATAATAAAGATCTTTCGCCTACAACAGCCGATACCAATGTGAAGGTGGTGGGCAGCTCATTAGAAACCAGCAACGTTAGTGTTGTTAAAGCGATGGTCAACATGATTGCATTGGCAAGACAGTTTGATGTTCAGATGACGCTAGCTAAAAATGCTGAGAGCAATGATCAAACAGCAGCAAAAGTTTTTAATATCAGCTAA